The sequence AGGCGAGCGAACAGGCGGTGTACTGTGTGGATGGCCGCATTTCCACGTAGCATGCAGGCATGACGGTGAAGATCAAGGAAGTGGCGCTGGCAGCGGGCGTCAGTTCTGCGACCGTTTCGAAGGTGCTCTCGGGACGGACAGGCTACGCTGTGCACGCCGCCACTGCCGAGCGGGTGCGGCAGGTGGCGCTCGATCTCGGCTACGTACCGGACGCGGCGGCTCAGAATCTCAGAACGCGCCGCAGTGGACAGCTGGGCGTGGTGCTGGAAGCGGTCGGATCGTCGGAACCCGACAGCCTGCTGGGGGGCGTGACCGCCGGAAGCGCCGTGCGCCGCACCTTCGACGGGGCCATCATGGCGGGCCTGAACGACGCGGCGCGTGAGTTGCAGGTGCCCGCACTGGTGGTGTATCCGGGGGGCAGTACCTCGCCGCTCAGCTACCTGGATGGCCGGGTCGACGGTCTGCTGGTCAGCTGCGACCCGCTGCGTGGACATGGCCTGCTGGAAGCGCTGCGCGGCACGCCCCTGCCGGTGGTGGCCCTGTGGACCGAGACGGTGCCGCCCGGCATCAGCGGCGTCGATGTCGATCATCGGCAGGGCGGCGTGCTGGCGACCCGCCACCTGATCGACCTGGGCCACCGCCAGATCGCCTTTTACGGGGGCGGGCAGGCGAGTGGCGTCGAGCATTTCGGCAGACGGGAACTCGGGTATCAGGACGCGATGCGGGCCGCCGGGCTGCCTCCGCAGCGGGCGATCCACGAGGGCGCTCAACTGGTCGCAGCGGTGCGGGACGCGCTCGTCAGTGCCGTGTTTGCCGAGACCGATCTGGCCGCCGCAGCGGTGCTTCAGGCGCTGTCACAGGCAGGGCTACGCGTTCCGGAAGACGTGTCGCTGGTGGGCTTCGACGACATCCTGGGCGCGGAATACATCGCGGGCGGCCTGACCACCGTGTACCACCCGGCAGCAGAAATGGCGGCTGAGGGCGTCCACGAACTGATGCGGCTGCTTCAGGGCGGGTCTCCGTCGCAGCGGCTGCTTGCGCCACGCCTGATCGTGCGCCGAAGCGCCCAGGCACGGACAGCCGCAGCACGGTAACGCAGCTGCACAGAGAGCGCCCGGGCGCACCACTTTCGCCCAGGCTCTCTCTTCCTGAAATCCGTCCTGCCCCGCTCGCCCCGTCCTTGACCAGACGGCAGCTTA comes from Deinococcus ruber and encodes:
- a CDS encoding LacI family DNA-binding transcriptional regulator, with product MTVKIKEVALAAGVSSATVSKVLSGRTGYAVHAATAERVRQVALDLGYVPDAAAQNLRTRRSGQLGVVLEAVGSSEPDSLLGGVTAGSAVRRTFDGAIMAGLNDAARELQVPALVVYPGGSTSPLSYLDGRVDGLLVSCDPLRGHGLLEALRGTPLPVVALWTETVPPGISGVDVDHRQGGVLATRHLIDLGHRQIAFYGGGQASGVEHFGRRELGYQDAMRAAGLPPQRAIHEGAQLVAAVRDALVSAVFAETDLAAAAVLQALSQAGLRVPEDVSLVGFDDILGAEYIAGGLTTVYHPAAEMAAEGVHELMRLLQGGSPSQRLLAPRLIVRRSAQARTAAAR